One region of Arvicola amphibius chromosome 3, mArvAmp1.2, whole genome shotgun sequence genomic DNA includes:
- the Tmem174 gene encoding transmembrane protein 174, with product MEHSSNRPEDFPLNVFSVTPYTPSTADIQVSDDDKAGATLLFSGIFLGLVGITFTVMGWIKYQGVSHFEWTQLLGPILLSVGVTFILIAVCKFKMLSCQLCTESEERVLDSDPTSGGQSFVFTGINQPITFHGATVVQYIPPPYGSQEPLGMNAAAYLQPMINPCGLVPSSGAAATIPSPPQYYTIYPQDNAAFVENEGYPPFVGAGNDRPSSDPDRLEGTQMEEEDCVRFSPPPYEEIYALPR from the exons ATGGAGCACAGCAGCAATCGCCCCGAGGACTTCCCGCTGAATGTGTTCTCTGTCACGCCGTACACGCCCAGCACCGCCGACATCCAGGTGTCCGACGACGACAAGGCCGGGGCCACGCTGCTCTTCTCGGGCATCTTTCTAGGACTGGTGGGAATCACGTTTACTGTCATGGGTTGGATCAAGTACCAGGGTGTCTCCCACTTTGAATGGACCCAGCTCCTCGGGCCCATCCTCCTGTCAGTCGGAGTGACCTTCATCCTGATCGCTGTGTGCAAGTTCAAAATGCTATCCTGCCAGCTGTGCACGGAGAGCGAGGAAAGGGTCCTGGACTCGGACCCGACTTCCGGAGGACAGTCGTTCGTTTTCACTGGCATCAATCAGCCCATCACCTTCCACGGGGCCACCGTGGTGCAGTACATCCCTCCTCCTTACGGCTCTCAGGAGCCCCTGGGGATGAACGCTGCTGCCTACCTGCAGCCCATGATCAACCCTTGCGGCCTTGTACCCTCTAGCGGAGCGGCAGCCACCATCCCAAGTCCCCCTCAGTACTATACCATCTACCCTCAAGACAATGCTGCATTTGTGGAGAACGAGGGCTACCCTCCTTTCGTGGGCGCTGGAAACGACAG GCCCAGCTCTGATCCTGACCGGCTAGAAGGGACGCAGATGGAAGAAGAGGACTGTGTAcgtttctctcctcccccctatGAGGAGATATATGCCCTCCCTCGCTAG